The following are encoded together in the Triticum dicoccoides isolate Atlit2015 ecotype Zavitan chromosome 6B, WEW_v2.0, whole genome shotgun sequence genome:
- the LOC119323031 gene encoding uncharacterized protein LOC119323031: protein MAADPLKLLPLPTPNPTQPATVSPNPITTVTSLPHSLALPPLGPSDPWADEGRSPSPSPTHQWMDGDGAMMARWRRPPWRTRAGSRPSPPSPTCWRLCSRVGPRRRRKESTAAACTSDDPVYEFITSDTVYSPQVSCWRPGPVRSARIEGGRALITFVGDRTVVQMYKFLKKHAAVPFNSDAAAAGCASASAGCASASATNCLGARELAQS from the exons ATGGCTGCAGATCCACTAAAGCTCCTCCCACTGCCGACACCCAACCCCACCCAACCGGCGACCGTCTCCCCCAACCCCATCACCACCGTGACCTCCCTCCCTCACTCCCTAGCTCTCCCTCCCTTAGGTCCGTCCGACCCATGGGCGGATGAGGGCCGAAGCCCTAGCCCTTCACCCACCCACCAATGGATGGATGGGGACGGGGCAATGATGGCGCGGTGGCGGAGACCTCCATGGCGAACGCGGGCCGGCAGCCGGCCATCTCCGCCAAGCCCGACCTGCTGGCGGCTCTGCTCACGGGTCGGGCCCCGCCGGCGGAGGAAGGAGAGCACAGCCGCCGCTTGTACATCGGACGATCCCGTCTACGAGTTCATCACCTCCGACACCGTCTACAGCCCGCAG GTGTCGTGCTGGCGACCGGGACCGGTTCGGAGCGCTCGGATCGAAGGTGGCCGAGCACTG ATAACTTTTGTGGGGGACCGGACGGTGGTGCAGATGTACAAGTTCCTCAAGAAGCACGCTGCCGTCCCTTTCAACTCTGATGCAGCCGCGGCTGGCTGTGCTTCTGCCTCGGCCGGCTGTGCTTCTGCCTCGGCTACAAACTGCCTAG gggcCAGAGAGTTAGCCCAGTCCTGA